Proteins encoded together in one Caldicellulosiruptor saccharolyticus DSM 8903 window:
- a CDS encoding cell wall hydrolase, whose protein sequence is MSKLLKKYTIFIILLIIGFLLSVYSAKFIYDIKRTNDEKIEKRLEKALEKSEKEVRQDSIATQASTNYQNKDLYLLARVINGEARGEPYIGQVAIGAVIINRTKHPGFPKTISGVIYQPGAFTSVTDGQINAKLEPTALKAARDALNGWDPTNGCIYYYNPAKTTNRWIWSRKVVLVIGKHRFAK, encoded by the coding sequence GTGAGCAAGCTACTAAAAAAGTATACCATTTTCATCATCTTATTGATAATAGGGTTTCTCTTAAGTGTCTACTCAGCAAAGTTTATTTATGATATTAAAAGAACAAATGATGAAAAAATTGAAAAAAGACTCGAAAAAGCCCTTGAAAAAAGTGAAAAAGAGGTTCGACAGGATTCCATTGCAACTCAAGCATCAACAAATTATCAAAACAAAGATTTATATTTATTAGCAAGAGTTATAAATGGTGAGGCAAGAGGTGAGCCATATATTGGTCAGGTAGCAATTGGAGCGGTTATAATCAATAGAACAAAGCATCCGGGTTTTCCAAAGACAATAAGTGGTGTAATTTACCAACCTGGTGCCTTTACATCTGTAACAGATGGGCAAATTAATGCAAAGCTTGAACCTACTGCTCTAAAAGCTGCAAGAGATGCGCTAAATGGTTGGGATCCAACAAATGGATGCATTTATTACTACAATCCTGCAAAGACTACAAATAGATGGATATGGAGTAGAAAGGTTGTGCTTGTAATTGGTAAACACAGATTTGCAAAATAA